The DNA window CTCAAACGAGAAAGTTCGAGAAGCATTCTGGACCTGGAGTTGGAGCTACGAGAAGCAGTAAATACGTGCCGCTGAAGTGATGGCTTATGGCGCGAGTTAAGTACGCTTACGAGCCGAAGGACGAGCTGAATTCGGCGAAAGCAATGGGCTACGAAATGGACATTAGTTTCAAGCACGCTGTTGAGATTTGCAGGGAATTGAAGGGGAAGAAGATAGACGAGGCTATAAAATACCTCGAAGAAGTCATAGAAATGAAGAGAGCGGTTCCTTTCAGAAAGTACAAGAAAAAGGTGGCTCACAGAAGCGGTTTGCAGAAGTGGTACGCTGGAAGATATCCCGTTAAGGCTGCGAAGCACATACTGAAAGTTCTGAAGAACTTGAAAGCTAACGCAGAGTACAAGGGGTTGGACGTCGATAAGCTCGTAATAACCCACGCTCAGGCTAAGAAAGGGAGGGTTCTGAAGAAGTACACGCCAAGGGCTTTTGGAAGGGCTACACCTTGGTTTAAAGTTCTCACTACAGTAGAGTTCGTGGCAGAGGTGAGGTGATGGCAGTAGAGAGGAAGTTCATAGAGGATAAAGTGAAGAAGCTCATGGTTAAGGAGTGGATAGTAGAAGAAGTGAGAAATGCTGGTTTCGGAGGATTGGATATAGTCAGAACTCCTCTCGGCACCCAAGTCACTCTCTTCGTCGAAAGACCGGGACTTGTTATAGGAAGAGGAGGAAGAAGGATAAAGGCTCTGACAGAAAAGCTAAAAGAGTTCGGCTTGGACAATCCGCAGATAAGCGTGGATGAGATAGACAAACCAGAATTTAACGCCCAGCTAATGGCGTCGCTTCTGGCGAGAGCTTTAGAGAGAGGGTGGTACTTCAGAAAAGCCGGATACAGATTCCTTTACAGAATAATGGAGGCTGGAGCAAAGGGCTGCGAAATAGAGATAAGCGGAAAGCTGACGAGCGAGAGGGCGAGAACCGAAAAGTTCATCGCCGGAACTATAATCCACACCGGAGATCCAGCCATAACATGCGTGAGGGAAGGATTCGACATAGCGATAAAGAAGCTCGGTGTTTACGGAGTTAGAGTGAGAATAATCCCGCCAGATGCGGAGCTGCCAGACGAATTCGTCGTTAAAGATGTGCCAGTGGAGCAGTTGAAGGAGGTTAAAGCAGAAGAGGGAGGTGAAGGCAGTGAAGATGGAGGAGATCAGGCAAATGAGTAGAGAAGAGAAACTAAAAAAATTGGAGGAGCTGGAGAGAGAACTGATAAGGCTCAGAACGCTGGTGAGGAGCGGAGGGTCTCTGGAGAACCCTATGCAGATAAGGGCTGTAAAAAAGGACATAGCAAGGCTAAAGCTGGCGTTAAGAGAAGAAGGTTACAGGGTGTAGAAGTGTTGGCGAGAGACTGGATAGGAATGAAAGTGGAAGTTATCGAAAGTCCGAATCCGTGTGAAGTGGGAATTAAAGGAGAGGTTGTAGACGAGACTATGAACACTCTGAAGGTAAAAACGGAGAAAGGAGTCAAGACGATAATTAAGAAAGGTAGGTGGTTCAAAGTTTACGCGGATAAGGTTTATAAGGTGAAAGGTGATTTGATCAATTTCAGACCCGAGGAGAGGATAATGAGAGGAATAATCATGCTAAAAAGGAGGAAGGTAGTATGGTGAGAGATATAGGCTTGAACGTTAAGGCTCCGGAGAAGGAGTGTGATGATAAAAACTGTCCGTTTCACGGTAATCTGTCGGTGAGAGGACAGATACTCACCGGAAGAGTAGTGAAAAGTTACATGAAGACGGCAGTAATCGAAAGAGAGCTGATAAAATACGTGCCAAAGTACGAGAGGTACATGAAGAAGAGAAGTAAGCTTCACGCCCACAACCCGCCGTGCATAGATGCTAAGCCTGGAGACATAGTCACGATTGCCGAATGTAGACCGATAAGCAAGACGAAGAGCTTCGTAATCGTGGAGGTGAAGAGATGAAGGCAAAGAAGGCTGTTGTGCCGAGAGCTTTGCCTACAGGAGCTCGTTTAGTATGTGCCGACAACACCGGAGCGAGGGAGCTCGAAATAATAGCTGTGAAGGGGTACAAGGGAGTTAGGAGAAGGTATCCGGCTGCTGGAGTGGGAGACATAGTTGTCGTGAGCGTGAAGAAGGGGACTCCAGATATAAGGAAGCAGGTTCATTACGCCGTAATAGTAAGGCAGAGGAAAGAGTACAGAAGACCAGACGGCACGAGAGTGAGATTTGAGGACAACGCTGCCGTGATTACGGATGCAGAGGGAAACCCGAAGGGTAGCGAGATTAGAGGTCCGGTTGCGAGAGAAGCTGCCGAAAGATTTCCGAAGATAGGTACTATAGCTTCCATAATCGTGTGAGGTGAGGTCATGCCGGTTCCGAAGTCCAAACAGCCAAGAAAGCAGAGGAGATGGTTGTTCAAGTTAGCAAAGCTTCACGAAAAGCACAGGCTTCTTCACGCTACTCTCTCGAAAGAGCTTAGAGAGAAGTACGGAAAGAGAGCTATAAGAGTGAGAAAGGGAGACAAAGTTAAGATACTCAGGGGAGACTTCAAAGGACACGTCGGTAAGGTTGTAGAGGTTGATATGAAGAGAGTTAGAATTTACGTGGAGGGAGTTACGAATAAAAAAGCTGACGGAACGGAGGTTCTCGTTCCGATTCACCCTTCAAACGTGATGATAGTAGAGCTCGGGGAAGTGGATGAAGTTAGAAAGAAAATACTTGAGAGGTGATGCTCATGCATCAAAAGAGACTTTCCGCTCCTAAGACGATTAAAGTTCCGAGGAAAGTTAGCAAGTGGATAGTTAAACCTTCTCCCGGACCCCACAACAAAGAAGCCGTACCTCTTCTCGTTATAGTTAGAGACTACCTCCAGCTTGCAGATACGGCAAGAGAGGCGAGAAGAATTATTGCCGCCGGAGAAATCCTCGTCGACGGCGTTCCAAGAAAGGACTACAAGTTCCCGGTTGGGCTTTTTGATGTAGTTAGCGTTCCAAAGCTCGACCTAAACTACAGAATAGTTTTCGACGAAAAGGGGAGGTACGTTCCAATCGAGATCACCGATCCGGATTTGAAGCTCTACAAGATTACCGGAAAGACGATGGTTAAGGGAGGAAGAATTCAGCTGAATTTATTTGACGGAACTAACATTCTGGCGAGTAACGAATACAAGACGAAAGACAGCATTTTGATGAAAATTCCGGAAAAGGAAATAGTCGATCACCTAAAATTCGAGGAAGGAGCATTGGTTATGGTTACTGGCGGAACTCACGCTGGAGAAATTGGAATTCTGAAGGAGTACAAAATCGTTAGAAGTTCCGCTCCAAACCTCGTGACGATAGAAGTAGAAGGTAACGAGTTCACGACGATTGAAGATTACGTCTTCGTGATAGGGAAGAAGGGAGAGACAAAGCCGGTTATTCAGCTGGGGGTGTGATGAGTGAACCCAATGAGGGAAGTGCTCATCGACAAAGTCGTGATAAACATCGGCGTTGGTGAGAGCGGAGAGAGGCAGAAGAAGGCTTTAAAGCTGCTTGAAGAGCTTACCGGGCAAACTCCTACTTCGACCTACGCTAAAAAGACGATAAAGAACTTTGGAATTAGAAAGGGTGAGCCGATAGGAGCTAAGGTTACGCTCAGAGGTGAGAAAGCTTTAGAATTTCTCAAAAAGGCGCTGGTTGTTAAAGAAAACAGGTTGAGCTCGAGACAGATAGGGGAAGGCGAATTTTCCTTCGGAATTCAGGAACACATAGACATCCCGGGAGTTGAGTACGATCCCGACATGGGCATTTTCGGGCTTCAGGTTTGCTGCGTGCTTAAAAGAAGAGGTTACAGAGTGGAGGAGAGAAGGAGATGCAGATCGAAGGTTGGTAGGAAGCATAGAGTAACTAAAGAGGATACTATCGAATTTCTTAAATCCCTCGGAGTGGAGGTGGAGTGATATGGCTAAAGAGAGAAAGAAGAAATTCGGAAGAGCAGCAAATCCCTGCAGGAGATGTGGAAGAAAAGCCGGAATCGTTAGGAGGTACGGAATCTACCTTTGCAGACAGTGCTTTAGGGAGGTTGCTGCCGAGCTTGGATTTAAGAAGTACTGGTGAGGTGGTTTGAATGCTTCACGATACTCTCTCAAATGCCATGAGCGCTATCAAAAATGCGGAAATGGTTGGAAAGAAGAAGGTAGAGATAAAACCGGCTTCGAAACTCATAGGAAACGTTCTCAGAGTTATGCAGGAACACGGATACATAGGGGGCTTCGAATACATTGATGATCACAGAGGGGGAAAGTTCATAGTCACCCTTCTCGGAAAAATAAACGACTGCGGAGCTATAAGACCAAGATACTCCGTGAAGAGAACTGAATACGAAAAGTTCGAGAAAAGATACCTGCCAGCGAGAGATTTCGGAATTTTGATCGTCTCTACAACGCAGGGAGTTATGTCGCAAAAAGAGGCTATAGAAAGGGGATTGGGGGGTGTGCTCCTTGCTTACGTCTATTGAAGAGAGATTCGTGGAAATTCCAGAAGGCGTTGAGGTGGAAGTTGACGGAAACGATGTGGCAGGATACAGAGTGAAGGCGAAAGGACCCCTCGGAGAGAACGAGAGAGTTCTAAAGTTCAGGGGGGTTTACATAGAAAAGCTGGACGGCAAAGTTAGAGTTTTCACGAACAACAAGAGGAAAAAGCTTAAGGCGATGGTTGGCACCTTTGCGACGCATATAGAAAACCTCGTTAGAGGAGTCAAAGAGGGTTTCGAATACAAGCTCAAAATCGTTTACTCTCACTTCCCGATGAAGGTTAGGGTTGAAGGTAATGAAGTCGTAATCGAAAACTTCCTCGGAGAAAAGCATCCGAGGAGAGCTAAGATAGTCGGTAGAGCTAAGGTAACGGTATCCGGAAACGAAATAACCGTGAGCGGAATAGACATCGAAGAGTGCGGGCAGACTGCCGCGAACATCGAACAGGCTACGAGGATAAAGAGGTTGGATGTCAGAGTATTTCAGGACGGTATTTACATAGTTAAAAAGCCCGACTGAGGTGATAGCATGGCGAAGCTCAGCAAGGAGCAAATAAGACTCCTGAAGGTTAGGAGGGTTATAAAATCCAAAAAGCCCGAATTCAGACACTTCGCCTGGAGAACAAAGTTAAAGTTAAGGAGACTCGGCTGGAGGAGACCGAGGGGGAGGCACAACAAGTGGAGGCTGAGAATAGGAGGGAAGTGGAGCGGAATGTATCACCCTTCTCCAGCTTTCAGCTCGCCAAAACTCGTTAGAGGATTGCACCCAAGCGGATACGAAGAAGTTCTCATTTACAACGTCAAGGACCTTGAAAAGATAGATCCCGAACGACAGGCTGCAAGAATAGCGTCGTGTGTCGGTTTAAAGAAGAGGCTTCAGATTGAGGAGAAAGCTAAGGAGCTTAACATCGTAATCCTCAATCCGACTAAAAGGTGATGGCAATGGATTTGAGGTTCCAAAGAAGATTGGCAGCTGAAGTTCTCGATTGCGGAATGAACAGAGTTTGGTTCGATCCGGA is part of the Ferroglobus placidus DSM 10642 genome and encodes:
- a CDS encoding 50S ribosomal protein L6, whose translation is MLTSIEERFVEIPEGVEVEVDGNDVAGYRVKAKGPLGENERVLKFRGVYIEKLDGKVRVFTNNKRKKLKAMVGTFATHIENLVRGVKEGFEYKLKIVYSHFPMKVRVEGNEVVIENFLGEKHPRRAKIVGRAKVTVSGNEITVSGIDIEECGQTAANIEQATRIKRLDVRVFQDGIYIVKKPD
- a CDS encoding 50S ribosomal protein L14 → MKAKKAVVPRALPTGARLVCADNTGARELEIIAVKGYKGVRRRYPAAGVGDIVVVSVKKGTPDIRKQVHYAVIVRQRKEYRRPDGTRVRFEDNAAVITDAEGNPKGSEIRGPVAREAAERFPKIGTIASIIV
- a CDS encoding 30S ribosomal protein S8 → MLHDTLSNAMSAIKNAEMVGKKKVEIKPASKLIGNVLRVMQEHGYIGGFEYIDDHRGGKFIVTLLGKINDCGAIRPRYSVKRTEYEKFEKRYLPARDFGILIVSTTQGVMSQKEAIERGLGGVLLAYVY
- a CDS encoding 30S ribosomal protein S14, whose amino-acid sequence is MAKERKKKFGRAANPCRRCGRKAGIVRRYGIYLCRQCFREVAAELGFKKYW
- the rplV gene encoding 50S ribosomal protein L22, whose product is MARVKYAYEPKDELNSAKAMGYEMDISFKHAVEICRELKGKKIDEAIKYLEEVIEMKRAVPFRKYKKKVAHRSGLQKWYAGRYPVKAAKHILKVLKNLKANAEYKGLDVDKLVITHAQAKKGRVLKKYTPRAFGRATPWFKVLTTVEFVAEVR
- a CDS encoding 50S ribosomal protein L32e, which gives rise to MAKLSKEQIRLLKVRRVIKSKKPEFRHFAWRTKLKLRRLGWRRPRGRHNKWRLRIGGKWSGMYHPSPAFSSPKLVRGLHPSGYEEVLIYNVKDLEKIDPERQAARIASCVGLKKRLQIEEKAKELNIVILNPTKR
- the rpmC gene encoding 50S ribosomal protein L29 codes for the protein MEEIRQMSREEKLKKLEELERELIRLRTLVRSGGSLENPMQIRAVKKDIARLKLALREEGYRV
- a CDS encoding ribonuclease P component 1 family protein; amino-acid sequence: MLARDWIGMKVEVIESPNPCEVGIKGEVVDETMNTLKVKTEKGVKTIIKKGRWFKVYADKVYKVKGDLINFRPEERIMRGIIMLKRRKVVW
- the rplX gene encoding 50S ribosomal protein L24, whose translation is MPVPKSKQPRKQRRWLFKLAKLHEKHRLLHATLSKELREKYGKRAIRVRKGDKVKILRGDFKGHVGKVVEVDMKRVRIYVEGVTNKKADGTEVLVPIHPSNVMIVELGEVDEVRKKILER
- a CDS encoding 50S ribosomal protein L5; translation: MREVLIDKVVINIGVGESGERQKKALKLLEELTGQTPTSTYAKKTIKNFGIRKGEPIGAKVTLRGEKALEFLKKALVVKENRLSSRQIGEGEFSFGIQEHIDIPGVEYDPDMGIFGLQVCCVLKRRGYRVEERRRCRSKVGRKHRVTKEDTIEFLKSLGVEVE
- a CDS encoding 30S ribosomal protein S4e — encoded protein: MHQKRLSAPKTIKVPRKVSKWIVKPSPGPHNKEAVPLLVIVRDYLQLADTAREARRIIAAGEILVDGVPRKDYKFPVGLFDVVSVPKLDLNYRIVFDEKGRYVPIEITDPDLKLYKITGKTMVKGGRIQLNLFDGTNILASNEYKTKDSILMKIPEKEIVDHLKFEEGALVMVTGGTHAGEIGILKEYKIVRSSAPNLVTIEVEGNEFTTIEDYVFVIGKKGETKPVIQLGV
- a CDS encoding 30S ribosomal protein S17 translates to MVRDIGLNVKAPEKECDDKNCPFHGNLSVRGQILTGRVVKSYMKTAVIERELIKYVPKYERYMKKRSKLHAHNPPCIDAKPGDIVTIAECRPISKTKSFVIVEVKR
- a CDS encoding 30S ribosomal protein S3 — encoded protein: MAVERKFIEDKVKKLMVKEWIVEEVRNAGFGGLDIVRTPLGTQVTLFVERPGLVIGRGGRRIKALTEKLKEFGLDNPQISVDEIDKPEFNAQLMASLLARALERGWYFRKAGYRFLYRIMEAGAKGCEIEISGKLTSERARTEKFIAGTIIHTGDPAITCVREGFDIAIKKLGVYGVRVRIIPPDAELPDEFVVKDVPVEQLKEVKAEEGGEGSEDGGDQANE